The Rhizobium etli 8C-3 genome has a segment encoding these proteins:
- a CDS encoding sensor histidine kinase — translation MTDGQTQTVEERLRAQRAALADFGLFAFQCNDIDSLLHRACELVFAALDVPLVKVLEHLPDRGEMLIRSGVNWEPGVVGHETFGDNEDSPGGYALRADQPVVSPDLSVEDRFRMPDVLLRHGVKSMVNVIIAGEQAPFGVLEVDAQEPRNFGEDDIAFLRTYANLLAAAIERVRAHDALRRSAREQGVLARELGHRVKNVLGLIRALASLTSAEGRTAEEFRDAFIDRLQALSAAESLVFESSDERVDPLALADEVLAPYRQDDPKKIAIEGASVRLSPRQARMFGLALHELATNAAKHGAIGVAQGTVRLGWYLEQVNGRPQLSMTWQEVDGPEITPPKRRGFGTRLLEDVVAHELKGKAVLLYERRGLHYRLEFPVDEYDDDGLSA, via the coding sequence ATGACCGACGGGCAGACTCAGACAGTCGAAGAGAGATTGAGAGCGCAACGCGCTGCTCTAGCCGATTTCGGGCTGTTCGCCTTTCAGTGCAACGATATCGATAGTTTGCTTCATCGTGCCTGCGAGCTAGTCTTCGCGGCGCTCGATGTGCCGCTGGTGAAGGTGCTCGAGCATCTCCCCGACCGCGGCGAGATGCTGATCCGGAGCGGCGTCAACTGGGAGCCTGGCGTCGTCGGTCACGAAACGTTTGGGGATAACGAAGACTCCCCAGGAGGCTACGCGCTCAGGGCCGACCAGCCTGTTGTATCCCCGGATCTCAGTGTGGAAGATCGGTTCAGGATGCCGGACGTGCTGCTGCGGCATGGTGTCAAGAGCATGGTCAACGTGATCATCGCCGGCGAACAGGCGCCGTTCGGGGTGCTGGAGGTCGACGCCCAGGAGCCGCGGAACTTCGGCGAGGACGATATCGCCTTCCTGCGCACCTACGCAAATCTCCTTGCGGCGGCGATCGAGCGGGTTCGTGCGCACGATGCACTCCGACGATCGGCCCGAGAGCAGGGTGTCCTCGCGCGAGAACTCGGACATCGGGTCAAGAACGTACTCGGCCTCATTCGCGCACTGGCTTCTCTGACGTCGGCCGAGGGGCGAACCGCCGAAGAATTCCGCGACGCCTTCATCGACCGGCTCCAAGCGCTCTCGGCGGCAGAGAGCCTGGTGTTCGAAAGCAGCGACGAGCGGGTGGATCCGCTGGCGCTCGCGGACGAGGTTCTCGCGCCCTATCGACAGGACGATCCAAAAAAGATCGCTATCGAAGGGGCATCGGTCCGGCTGTCGCCGAGACAGGCCCGTATGTTCGGTCTGGCGCTGCACGAACTGGCGACGAACGCGGCCAAACATGGGGCGATCGGCGTCGCTCAAGGAACGGTGCGCCTCGGTTGGTATCTGGAGCAGGTGAACGGGCGCCCCCAGCTCTCGATGACTTGGCAGGAGGTGGACGGGCCAGAGATTACTCCACCGAAACGAAGGGGCTTCGGGACTCGCCTGCTCGAGGATGTCGTCGCCCATGAACTGAAGGGCAAGGCTGTACTGCTCTACGAGCGGCGCGGCCTTCACTACCGTCTGGAGTTTCCCGTGGACGAGTACGACGATGACGGGCTCTCTGCATGA
- a CDS encoding response regulator, which yields MTGSLHDELCGRRILVVEDERLIALDIQDILERWGCIVVGPVATATAALALIADECPDSAILDVHLDGESSEPVAVALQASGRSFLVMSAYPRNHLTGALSIAPLLSKPVDEKKLGQELSTVIRDARP from the coding sequence ATGACGGGCTCTCTGCATGACGAACTCTGCGGCCGGCGGATCCTGGTCGTCGAGGACGAGCGACTGATCGCATTGGACATCCAGGACATCCTAGAAAGGTGGGGTTGCATCGTCGTCGGACCGGTTGCCACCGCCACTGCGGCGCTGGCGTTGATTGCGGACGAGTGCCCGGATTCCGCCATTCTCGACGTGCACTTAGATGGCGAGTCCTCCGAGCCCGTCGCCGTCGCTTTGCAGGCGAGCGGGCGTTCGTTCCTTGTAATGAGCGCCTACCCACGAAATCATCTCACCGGAGCCCTCAGCATCGCTCCGCTGTTGAGCAAACCCGTTGACGAGAAGAAGCTGGGGCAAGAACTATCCACAGTGATTCGCGATGCCCGCCCCTGA